The following are encoded together in the Vigna unguiculata cultivar IT97K-499-35 chromosome 2, ASM411807v1, whole genome shotgun sequence genome:
- the LOC114174563 gene encoding uncharacterized protein LOC114174563: MERIFDAKRCPDESRLAFTVYMLTKEVEHWWASMSVRYAKELEFLQLTQGNKSVAEYAERFKHLGRFYTMPLDEEWRCRKFENGLKGDIRLMVAPLSIKNFAALVEKARVMEKMKLEAESEEKKKLYARPHPQFQGPKGFSSSPRGIQCHHGGGPHVESVYSQLSGFRRCNHCGREGHFCRDCPTLRRAVARPTYQTSGQTQQRRGGSRPQATGRVYAMTGSEAAGSGNLVVGCCVISGKSCCVLFDSGATLFCVGVLCAGVRSAGV; the protein is encoded by the exons ATGGAGCGCATCTTTGATGCCAAGAGATGCCCAGATGAGAGCAGGCTTGCTTTCACGGTCTACATGCTCACAAAAGAGGTTGAGCATTGGTGGGCCAGTATGAG CGTGAGATACGCAAAGGAGTTGGAATTCCTCCAACTGACGCAGGGAAACAAGTCTGTAGCAGAGTATGCAGAGAGATTCAAGCATCTGGGACGCTTCTACACCATGccgctcgatgaggagtggcgttgcaggaagtttgagaatggtctcAAAGGAGACATTCGCTTAATGGTAGCCCCGCTTTCCATCAAGAACTTTGCCGCCTTGGTGGAAAAGGCTAGGGTtatggagaagatgaaattgGAG GCCGAgagtgaagagaagaagaagctgTATGCTAGGCCTCATCCACAGTTTCAGGGGCCTAAAGGCTTTTCTTCCTCGCCTAGAGGGATCCAGTGCCACCATGGTGGGGGACCACATGTGGAGAGTGTTTACTCGCAGCTATCAGGTTTCCGCAGGTGCAACCATTGTGGTAGGGAGGGCCACTTTTGTAGAGATTGTCCCACTTTGAGGAGGGCAGTGGCGCGACCTACATATCAGACTTCTGGTCAGACTCAGCAAAGGAGGGGAGGCAGCAGGCCTCAAGCTACAGGCAGGGTCTATGCGATGACGGGGTCAGAGGCAGCGGGTTCAGGTAACCTCGTCGTTGGTTGTTGTGTGATTTCTGGCAAGTCTTGCTGCGTGCTTTTTGATTCTGGAGCAACACTCTTTTGTGTCGGAGTCTTGTGTGCAGGAGTTAGGTCTGCTGGTGTGTGA